In the Leptotrichia sp. oral taxon 212 genome, one interval contains:
- a CDS encoding PspC domain-containing protein translates to MEKKLTKSVSDKKIMGVCGGLAKYAEKDSNLVRIAAVVLTVITGGSLAIAYLIAGFMLPEGE, encoded by the coding sequence ATGGAAAAAAAGCTTACAAAATCAGTTTCTGATAAAAAAATCATGGGAGTATGTGGTGGACTTGCAAAATATGCAGAAAAAGATTCAAATTTAGTGAGAATTGCAGCTGTTGTACTTACTGTTATCACAGGAGGATCATTAGCAATAGCATATCTTATAGCAGGATTTATGTTGCCTGAAGGTGAATAG
- a CDS encoding autotransporter-associated N-terminal domain-containing protein produces the protein MSNEVKNSEKKSKSIMRNSKAFRYSRNLMFIVGAMGVTTGVLLSNTGKVKANDKNNDDNLNNTVDETQSMLKKMRNRNKMYIRGANLELIQLMEQGDQIIKSPWSSWQFGMNFFSNANIVSEGYGDREAMYGGYEGQYIRGNWSERNLLIEGRYLPGVLNQNNGYNLFYSSGKTPNYGFANLNNINEPEVEIQIMASVRPKSVEKEEIVLTPQIDTPRQIVKPEVNLNVNSPLEATNITFPTVKPVTINVETPGTPEAPEEATAPSMNITLTPPAVQLTVNAPQLGISIEAPNPEISLSPINIPPISKVSAISVSSPETPTVTPPTITVNPISFTVPSLNAYGNAQNFTMNENKNLDGVYRLSTATPGPLGKQSAIAEYIDNSGDFTATENTVMYVDVARKRAITLDPGRPVAKGGLPNPNFTFTNNGKIYLEAPNTAGIEVQPDTHTGTMITKGTNNGLIEGKNNNQVALLFTSENATTKNYHTLVNKKKIVMGGENSAGFATSDFSGESNTASWHMTAINEVGAEIEMNNASSHGMVVSRTAVPIGSDSKFENKGSITLNGIKSGGITLLAQLPGGAINTGTITIKGDNSFGLYSEVNSNIVNETAGNIFVSGTATKSMGIRVGNANATNMSNKGTITIDSTAGDNMGVYSATAAFENEGKINVNGNKNIGMYFTGTTGTNKNNGTITVAGTNGYGVMLGNSAIFENTKNINATGATSMGVYTENSTVTNATGATISSSLHHGVVQKGGTLTNDGNISTAAGGKAGLYSENGTFVHSGGVISSTNGGIALFNSNSNGTVSAEINVGNSTATHTGIGVYSDGTGKTTFNTGAKLVLGEKTVGLYSANASNFENVFEINSLEASIGKSSVLAYFGASTAPANNTVNLTNATLGNLKVSSMGENSAVFYGDTGTTVNVNDTIDITTSGKFTNIHDTAQFLVTNGGNANIASGKTLTSNLKTTISALKSDGGTRGNALNEGTLALTGKDGAIGIYLNGSDGTNATGAAITTANQNSIGMHGENSSILSNLGSITSSGNTSIGMSAVNSTVTNAASGVLTMNGSGSAGIYGTTDSEISNLGNITVKSDGSAGIYANNSNVTNSLNITAEKGTSAGIYAIASKAKDIKNLGTINVGLATTPASEEKGVGIYAGLTGGSGVLNVLNDTGKNININIKNSVGIYAKNGTGTKTDVDAVNKGIITSSDVAGVAGMMLENSIGKNDAGATITIGGIGSAGMFGKLGSEITNKGTIQATNTGIASASAGMLADSGKAINESIITMNGGGSAGLLGKNNATVTNASPNGVITTKKEKSAGIYAENSLPLNEGKITVEGKESAGIFTKNTDAVSRDIINSGTIELIGGAGLMQSAGMYAEIGGSATGITTLENKKSILVGQEKSAGIYIKNFADISKGIAKNTGHPNGVIDLNAGETVGILVDNATGINESVINVNKGSSAGMFGNNGSEITNKKNINVSHENSAGMYTVNSNATNTVNGVITITGSTGAATGSAGMFGKLSGATGYKTLNEGIINLNSVTKNVGIYGEVDAGATGVLTLENNNKININSGSTSSVGIIAENNSGSAGNLLVNNTANGIITGDEASSIGILAGKSEVTNAGKILMNKDGSVGIYGKNESKVENSKLIEISGNKSAGIFLENSDAFNLAGGQINVKGGVSTGSETSAGIYGIFTSGAHTIKNEGTVTIENIAGKDGSAGIYGNLTGGTLNIINDSIVNANMNKSIGIYAKNTQSVNNLTVTNNGQIGLNNTGTTGIFADKSKVTNKAGINLSNSAISSIGIFGQNGADVENAATGNIDVAGTAGTATKSSGIYVSGSGTKGTNLGNINLNGESSNGMVASGGANAINNNKITGTVQNVIGMYGTGTGTKVTNSKEITLSGKTSTGIFTKNGAEGVNDLAGTIDLTGEKSVGMFGMTDSTAPASAINLKNIGTINLNSETSTGIFASNANTAINNSAISNTGTINLNKAKTVGIYTPKSDVTSVGKINFADAAESSVGVYLTDLAEADTSTGAIDLGTKSQNRVAYYVKDTGVLKGSNIGTVKGYGVGVYLDNGTLNGTTPALNYKNNSNTGDGIIGLLLKGNTNISAYTAGITVGNTVGSNYAIGIYSDAQGTAGTPKVINTAITTGKNGIGLFAENGSKIKYTGNMTIGDGTTAGTAVYIGNTGSGGEGTAPSEVTLEGGAHITLNGENGVGVIATKGSTINFKNTSTIELKGQGVGIYGQEGAIIHDNGGSFITNGYSAERIRITEGIANTTANVTLETGNVLSHVINGEAGIASGVTVDAAAGSQKIIGLMADGNKNDSKTGITWNYPGYDAVNNGTLDLSNATESTAMYLESSRGKNAGTIKTGDKSTGIYGIYKATTPKFSGHPVGYINKSTILNDSGASISVGNSSAAIYSVSTDKVENKGNISGGDKSVGIYATNTKTDSLGNIEFIDKTIDVSNAGDITLGNGTAGIYIKPGTGTTGVSTVVNTGNVTVGDSILDASGNSVNPAVGIYVEKSNLTTSGNITVGNKGFGLYGSNSTINVNGGNINFSNNGSLAYLENSKMNYNVAGTLNSTSEPLLFINNSEVVMNGNDINVSANGTGAYITGNSKFTGWGSMSLNVSSVGIYTENSSIEAEGNFITSSFDKAKGIVARNSNVKNNSALYFSGNESIGIYSNNQSGLLKTVENNGNINISGKKSMGAYLEGNSDQLFINRGTLNVDITTDSDKNNSTVGIYAKDGSKIDIVNESALDVKDKSFGIYSLSNTGSVTTTATSSLNVSDQAIGIYKKGGSVNLGGTVNVASHTAPGLNTEPAAVYATGGVNVNDTTSNFNIGNKSYGVILNNRGTAANTYVNSAGSNVILGNESTFIYSDGNASIVNNANINGLTNDGITAIYVKNGGEVTNNGRIDLSQGKGNLGILVTGTGSRAINNTSGVINVGRTNVDDPNNIIYGIGIAATNGGYSENRGNITVMGNNSIGMYGDGRGTVMKNSGNIYLNADSASSSNKIQTMIGVFADNGATFINEAGGVIKSGSYSSNPNVNGVIGVALLNGSTLINHGTIDIDASRSYGVLIRGTDNAKPVIKNYGNITISGLSSYGVKYSKAQGTTGTDLPEKTEAENNPSAVLGEINGSTGTINASNGAKQYRAAQDISKNVGGVGIVTLPDGTLAIQRDGVLLRDDQVEEINYPVNNNIGLSNFGVYVDTLGRTKPINLSGATSLAVESDLIIGTEFSERTNSKNVIIGDKILKPFLDQVKTGIFTFTPYSGSLTWLATPQVNPATGEIEKVLMTKIPYTAFVPRKDNLYNFTDGLEQRYDMNTLDSNEKRLMDKINSIGNNEKILLAQAFDEMSGHQYANTHQRLYNTGKMLDKEFTYLQNEWENKSKNSNKIKVFGMKEKFETKSAGVKDYTSNSYGVAYVHEDETIKLGNSTGWYAGAVNNKFKFKDIGQSKEDTVMLKLGAFKSTAFDHNGSLKWTVSGEGFISESRMNRRFLVVDEIFNAKSEYYAYGAAVKNEISKEFRTSERTSIRPYGSLKLEYGKVGNIKEKTGEVRLEVKENDYYSVVPEVGVEFKYRQPFAVKSIFTASLDLGYENELGNVLDSGNKVRVGYTTADWFNIRGEKKNHKGNFKANLNFGLENSRMGLTLNTGYDSTGKNIKGGVGFRVIY, from the coding sequence ATGAGTAATGAAGTTAAAAATTCAGAAAAGAAATCGAAATCAATAATGAGAAATTCCAAAGCATTCAGATATTCGAGAAACTTAATGTTTATAGTAGGAGCAATGGGTGTAACTACAGGAGTGCTTTTGTCAAATACCGGGAAAGTGAAGGCAAATGACAAGAATAATGATGATAATTTAAATAATACTGTTGATGAAACTCAATCTATGCTGAAAAAAATGAGAAATCGAAATAAGATGTATATCAGAGGTGCAAACTTAGAGCTGATTCAATTAATGGAACAGGGAGATCAGATTATAAAATCACCTTGGAGTTCATGGCAATTTGGTATGAACTTTTTTTCTAATGCAAATATTGTTTCTGAAGGTTATGGAGACAGGGAAGCAATGTACGGAGGATATGAAGGACAATATATAAGAGGAAACTGGAGTGAAAGAAATCTGCTGATAGAAGGAAGATATTTACCAGGTGTTCTTAATCAAAATAACGGATACAATCTGTTTTATTCTTCAGGAAAAACTCCAAATTATGGTTTTGCCAATTTAAATAATATAAATGAACCTGAAGTTGAAATTCAGATAATGGCAAGTGTAAGACCAAAATCAGTTGAAAAGGAAGAAATTGTGCTGACACCACAGATAGATACACCTAGACAGATAGTAAAACCTGAAGTAAATCTTAATGTGAATTCACCGCTGGAAGCTACGAATATAACATTTCCTACAGTGAAACCTGTAACTATAAATGTAGAAACACCGGGAACACCTGAAGCTCCTGAAGAAGCTACGGCACCAAGTATGAATATTACATTGACACCACCAGCAGTGCAGCTGACTGTAAATGCACCGCAACTGGGAATATCAATAGAGGCACCTAATCCGGAAATTAGCCTGTCACCAATAAATATTCCTCCGATATCGAAGGTTAGTGCGATAAGTGTATCATCTCCTGAGACACCAACTGTTACTCCGCCAACGATAACAGTAAATCCAATATCTTTTACAGTACCATCACTAAATGCTTATGGAAATGCACAGAACTTTACAATGAATGAAAATAAAAATTTAGATGGAGTTTATCGTTTATCCACAGCTACTCCAGGCCCTTTAGGTAAACAATCTGCAATAGCAGAATATATAGATAATAGTGGTGATTTTACAGCAACTGAAAATACAGTAATGTATGTTGATGTAGCTCGAAAAAGAGCGATAACACTAGATCCAGGAAGACCTGTAGCTAAGGGTGGTCTCCCTAATCCGAATTTTACTTTTACAAATAATGGAAAAATATATCTTGAAGCTCCAAATACGGCCGGAATAGAAGTACAACCAGATACTCATACAGGAACAATGATAACAAAAGGAACAAATAATGGGCTTATTGAAGGGAAAAATAATAATCAGGTAGCACTTTTATTTACATCTGAAAATGCTACTACAAAAAATTACCATACATTAGTAAATAAGAAAAAAATAGTTATGGGAGGAGAAAATTCAGCAGGATTTGCAACTAGTGATTTTTCTGGAGAAAGTAATACTGCAAGTTGGCATATGACAGCTATTAATGAAGTTGGTGCAGAAATTGAAATGAATAATGCTAGCAGCCATGGAATGGTAGTTTCGAGAACAGCAGTTCCAATAGGTTCAGATTCTAAATTTGAAAACAAGGGTTCTATAACATTAAATGGAATTAAGTCAGGAGGAATTACTTTACTTGCCCAACTTCCTGGTGGAGCAATTAATACAGGAACCATTACAATAAAAGGAGATAATTCCTTTGGACTTTACTCTGAAGTTAATTCAAATATAGTGAATGAAACAGCTGGGAATATTTTTGTTTCAGGTACAGCTACAAAAAGTATGGGTATAAGAGTTGGAAATGCTAATGCAACAAATATGTCAAATAAAGGTACTATTACAATTGATAGTACAGCTGGAGATAATATGGGTGTCTATTCAGCAACGGCAGCATTTGAAAATGAAGGAAAAATTAATGTAAATGGAAACAAAAATATAGGTATGTATTTTACTGGAACCACTGGGACAAATAAAAATAATGGTACTATAACAGTTGCAGGAACAAATGGATATGGTGTTATGTTAGGAAATAGTGCAATATTTGAAAATACAAAAAATATAAATGCAACAGGTGCTACATCAATGGGGGTATATACAGAAAATTCTACAGTTACAAATGCAACAGGTGCAACAATATCAAGTAGTTTACACCATGGAGTAGTTCAGAAAGGTGGAACACTTACAAATGATGGTAATATCTCTACTGCAGCAGGAGGAAAAGCAGGGCTATATTCTGAAAATGGTACATTTGTACATTCTGGAGGTGTCATATCATCAACAAATGGTGGAATAGCTTTATTTAATAGTAACTCTAATGGAACAGTTTCAGCTGAAATTAATGTTGGAAATTCTACAGCTACTCATACAGGAATAGGGGTATACTCAGATGGAACTGGTAAAACAACATTTAATACAGGTGCAAAATTAGTTCTAGGAGAAAAAACAGTAGGATTATATTCTGCAAATGCTTCAAATTTTGAAAATGTATTTGAAATTAATAGTCTGGAAGCCAGTATAGGAAAAAGTTCTGTACTTGCTTATTTTGGTGCATCTACTGCTCCGGCTAATAATACTGTAAATCTAACAAATGCTACATTGGGAAATCTAAAAGTATCTTCCATGGGAGAAAATTCAGCAGTATTTTATGGGGATACAGGAACAACGGTAAATGTTAATGACACTATCGATATAACAACAAGTGGAAAATTTACAAATATTCATGATACAGCACAGTTTTTAGTAACAAATGGTGGAAATGCGAATATTGCCTCAGGAAAAACACTGACTTCAAACTTAAAAACAACAATTTCAGCTCTGAAATCTGATGGAGGAACAAGAGGAAATGCTCTAAATGAAGGAACATTGGCATTAACAGGAAAAGATGGAGCAATTGGGATTTATTTGAATGGCTCAGATGGAACAAATGCCACTGGAGCAGCTATAACAACTGCTAATCAAAATTCTATAGGAATGCATGGAGAAAATTCTTCGATACTATCAAATTTAGGAAGTATAACTTCATCAGGTAATACTTCAATAGGTATGTCTGCTGTGAACAGTACAGTCACAAATGCTGCTTCAGGTGTATTAACTATGAACGGTTCAGGTTCAGCAGGAATTTATGGAACGACAGATTCAGAAATTTCAAATTTAGGAAATATAACTGTAAAATCAGATGGTTCAGCAGGGATTTATGCAAATAACAGTAATGTAACAAATTCATTAAATATAACAGCTGAAAAGGGAACATCTGCGGGAATCTATGCTATAGCGTCAAAAGCTAAAGATATAAAAAATTTAGGAACAATAAATGTTGGTTTAGCAACTACTCCAGCCAGTGAAGAAAAAGGAGTAGGAATTTATGCCGGACTTACAGGAGGTTCAGGAGTTTTAAATGTATTGAATGATACAGGTAAAAATATAAATATTAACATAAAAAATTCAGTAGGAATTTATGCAAAAAATGGAACAGGTACGAAAACAGATGTTGATGCTGTTAACAAAGGAATAATAACTTCTTCAGATGTAGCAGGAGTTGCAGGAATGATGCTTGAAAACTCTATTGGTAAAAATGATGCAGGAGCTACAATTACAATAGGTGGAATCGGTTCAGCAGGAATGTTTGGAAAACTTGGATCTGAAATAACAAACAAAGGAACAATACAGGCAACTAATACAGGTATAGCTTCGGCGTCTGCAGGAATGCTGGCCGATAGCGGTAAAGCCATAAATGAATCTATAATAACAATGAACGGTGGAGGTTCAGCAGGACTTTTAGGAAAAAATAATGCCACTGTTACTAATGCTTCTCCAAACGGAGTAATTACTACCAAGAAAGAAAAATCAGCTGGAATTTATGCTGAAAATTCTCTTCCATTAAACGAAGGAAAAATAACTGTAGAAGGTAAAGAATCAGCAGGAATATTTACAAAAAATACAGATGCTGTTTCAAGAGATATAATAAATAGTGGAACAATTGAATTAATAGGTGGTGCCGGATTAATGCAATCAGCAGGAATGTATGCTGAAATTGGAGGCTCTGCAACTGGTATAACAACACTTGAAAATAAAAAATCAATTTTAGTGGGACAGGAAAAATCAGCAGGAATCTACATAAAAAATTTCGCTGATATATCAAAAGGAATAGCCAAGAATACAGGCCATCCAAATGGAGTGATTGACCTTAATGCAGGAGAAACAGTAGGAATACTTGTTGATAATGCAACAGGAATAAATGAATCTGTTATTAATGTAAACAAAGGATCATCAGCAGGAATGTTCGGTAATAATGGTTCGGAAATAACCAACAAGAAAAATATAAATGTTTCACACGAGAATTCAGCAGGAATGTATACAGTAAACTCAAATGCAACAAATACTGTAAACGGAGTGATAACAATAACAGGAAGTACTGGAGCTGCAACAGGTTCAGCAGGAATGTTTGGAAAACTTTCAGGAGCTACTGGATACAAAACTTTGAATGAAGGAATAATAAATCTTAATTCTGTCACTAAAAATGTTGGAATATATGGAGAAGTTGATGCAGGAGCTACAGGTGTACTTACTTTAGAAAATAATAACAAGATAAATATTAATTCAGGAAGTACATCATCTGTAGGAATAATTGCTGAAAATAATTCAGGAAGTGCAGGAAACTTACTTGTAAATAATACTGCAAATGGCATTATAACAGGAGATGAGGCTTCTTCTATAGGGATTTTGGCTGGAAAAAGTGAAGTTACAAATGCTGGTAAGATTTTGATGAATAAGGACGGTTCAGTAGGAATATATGGAAAAAATGAATCAAAAGTTGAAAATAGTAAACTTATTGAAATATCAGGTAATAAATCAGCAGGAATTTTCTTAGAGAACAGTGATGCTTTCAACTTAGCCGGTGGTCAGATAAATGTTAAAGGAGGAGTTTCTACAGGAAGTGAAACGTCAGCAGGAATTTATGGAATATTTACTTCAGGTGCTCATACTATTAAGAATGAAGGCACAGTTACTATAGAAAATATAGCAGGAAAAGATGGAAGTGCAGGAATTTATGGTAATTTGACAGGTGGAACTTTAAATATAATTAATGACAGTATAGTTAATGCAAATATGAATAAATCTATTGGGATATACGCTAAAAATACTCAATCTGTAAATAATTTAACGGTTACAAACAACGGACAGATAGGATTGAATAACACTGGAACGACAGGAATATTTGCAGATAAATCAAAAGTTACAAACAAAGCCGGAATTAATTTAAGTAATTCTGCAATATCAAGCATTGGAATTTTTGGACAGAATGGAGCAGATGTTGAAAATGCGGCAACTGGTAATATAGATGTTGCCGGAACAGCAGGAACTGCTACAAAATCTTCAGGTATTTATGTAAGTGGAAGCGGAACAAAAGGTACAAACTTAGGAAACATTAATTTAAATGGAGAAAGTTCCAACGGAATGGTGGCATCTGGTGGAGCTAATGCAATTAACAATAATAAAATTACAGGAACTGTTCAAAATGTAATTGGAATGTATGGAACAGGAACAGGAACAAAAGTTACAAACAGTAAAGAAATTACTTTATCAGGAAAAACTTCAACAGGAATATTTACAAAAAATGGTGCAGAAGGTGTAAATGATTTAGCAGGCACTATAGATTTAACAGGAGAAAAATCAGTAGGAATGTTTGGAATGACAGACAGTACTGCTCCTGCTTCTGCAATAAATTTAAAGAATATAGGTACAATAAATCTTAACTCAGAAACATCAACAGGAATTTTTGCTTCAAATGCTAACACTGCAATAAATAATTCTGCTATTTCAAATACTGGAACAATAAATCTGAATAAAGCAAAAACTGTAGGAATATATACACCAAAATCTGATGTAACATCAGTAGGTAAAATTAACTTTGCAGATGCTGCTGAATCATCAGTAGGAGTGTATCTGACAGATTTAGCAGAAGCTGATACTTCGACAGGGGCTATTGACTTAGGAACTAAATCACAGAACAGGGTTGCATATTATGTGAAGGATACAGGAGTTCTTAAGGGAAGTAATATAGGAACAGTTAAAGGATATGGAGTGGGAGTTTATCTTGATAATGGAACTCTTAATGGTACAACTCCGGCATTGAATTATAAGAACAATTCAAATACAGGTGATGGAATAATCGGTCTGCTTCTTAAGGGAAATACAAATATTTCAGCATATACAGCAGGAATAACTGTAGGAAATACAGTAGGAAGCAACTATGCAATCGGTATATATTCTGATGCACAGGGAACTGCAGGAACACCTAAAGTTATAAATACAGCTATAACTACCGGAAAAAATGGAATAGGACTGTTTGCTGAGAATGGAAGTAAAATAAAATATACAGGAAATATGACCATAGGTGACGGAACTACTGCAGGAACAGCTGTTTATATAGGTAATACAGGATCAGGTGGTGAAGGAACGGCACCGTCTGAAGTTACACTTGAGGGTGGAGCGCATATTACTTTAAATGGAGAAAATGGCGTAGGTGTAATAGCAACTAAGGGTTCAACGATAAACTTTAAGAATACTTCAACTATAGAGTTAAAAGGACAAGGAGTCGGAATTTATGGACAGGAAGGTGCTATTATTCATGATAATGGAGGAAGCTTTATAACGAATGGATATTCTGCTGAAAGAATAAGAATTACTGAAGGGATAGCTAATACAACTGCAAATGTTACATTAGAAACAGGAAATGTACTTTCTCACGTTATAAATGGAGAAGCAGGAATAGCTTCAGGAGTAACAGTAGATGCAGCTGCAGGTTCTCAAAAAATAATAGGTCTGATGGCTGATGGAAATAAAAATGACAGTAAAACAGGAATAACATGGAACTATCCAGGTTATGATGCAGTAAATAATGGGACTCTTGACTTATCAAATGCTACTGAGTCTACAGCAATGTACCTTGAATCTTCAAGAGGAAAAAATGCTGGAACAATAAAAACAGGAGATAAATCAACAGGAATTTATGGAATTTATAAAGCAACAACTCCTAAATTTTCAGGACATCCTGTAGGGTATATAAATAAATCTACTATTTTAAATGATAGCGGAGCTTCAATTTCAGTTGGAAATTCTTCTGCGGCAATTTATTCTGTAAGTACAGATAAAGTAGAAAATAAAGGAAATATATCCGGAGGAGATAAATCGGTAGGAATCTACGCAACAAATACTAAAACTGACAGTCTGGGTAACATAGAATTTATAGATAAGACTATAGATGTAAGTAATGCAGGAGATATTACTTTAGGAAACGGTACAGCTGGAATTTATATTAAGCCAGGTACAGGTACAACGGGAGTCTCAACAGTTGTAAATACAGGAAATGTTACAGTTGGAGATTCAATTTTAGATGCTTCAGGAAATTCAGTAAATCCTGCAGTAGGTATTTATGTTGAAAAGTCAAACTTAACAACATCTGGAAATATCACTGTTGGAAATAAGGGATTTGGATTGTATGGAAGCAATTCTACAATAAATGTAAACGGTGGAAATATAAACTTCTCAAATAATGGAAGTCTGGCATATTTAGAAAATTCTAAAATGAATTATAATGTTGCAGGAACATTGAATTCAACTTCTGAACCGCTATTATTTATTAATAACAGTGAAGTTGTCATGAACGGTAATGATATAAATGTTTCAGCAAATGGAACAGGGGCATATATTACAGGAAACTCTAAATTTACAGGTTGGGGAAGTATGTCGCTGAATGTAAGTTCTGTAGGAATTTATACTGAAAATTCTTCAATTGAAGCAGAAGGAAACTTCATAACAAGCTCATTTGACAAGGCAAAAGGAATTGTTGCAAGAAATTCAAATGTAAAAAATAACTCGGCATTATATTTTTCCGGAAATGAAAGTATTGGAATCTATTCAAATAATCAGAGTGGATTATTGAAAACTGTTGAAAATAATGGAAATATAAATATTTCAGGTAAAAAATCAATGGGAGCTTACTTAGAAGGAAATTCAGACCAGCTGTTTATAAACAGAGGTACATTGAATGTAGATATCACAACAGATTCTGATAAAAATAACTCAACAGTAGGAATATATGCAAAAGATGGTTCAAAAATAGATATAGTGAATGAAAGTGCACTGGATGTAAAAGATAAATCATTTGGTATTTATTCGTTAAGTAATACAGGAAGCGTTACAACAACTGCGACTTCAAGCCTAAATGTCTCAGACCAGGCAATCGGTATTTACAAGAAAGGTGGTTCAGTAAATCTTGGAGGTACAGTTAATGTAGCATCTCATACTGCACCGGGATTAAATACAGAACCTGCCGCTGTTTATGCTACTGGCGGAGTAAATGTAAATGATACTACATCGAACTTCAATATAGGAAATAAATCTTATGGAGTAATTCTTAATAACAGAGGAACTGCTGCAAATACATATGTAAATTCTGCAGGAAGTAACGTTATATTAGGAAATGAGTCTACTTTCATATATAGTGATGGAAACGCAAGTATTGTAAATAATGCAAATATAAATGGACTTACAAATGATGGAATTACAGCAATCTATGTGAAAAATGGTGGAGAAGTTACAAATAACGGAAGAATTGACTTGTCACAAGGAAAAGGAAATCTGGGAATACTTGTAACAGGAACTGGTTCAAGGGCAATAAATAATACTTCAGGTGTAATAAATGTCGGAAGAACTAATGTTGATGATCCAAATAACATAATTTATGGAATAGGAATAGCTGCAACAAATGGTGGATATTCAGAAAATAGAGGAAATATAACAGTTATGGGAAATAATTCCATTGGAATGTATGGAGATGGAAGAGGAACTGTAATGAAAAATTCTGGAAATATCTATCTGAATGCTGATTCAGCATCATCTTCAAATAAAATTCAGACTATGATAGGAGTATTTGCAGATAATGGTGCTACATTTATTAATGAAGCAGGAGGAGTTATAAAATCAGGTTCATATTCTTCAAACCCTAATGTAAATGGTGTAATTGGAGTTGCACTGTTAAATGGAAGTACGCTTATAAATCATGGAACTATTGATATTGATGCATCAAGAAGCTATGGAGTACTTATAAGAGGAACTGACAATGCTAAACCTGTAATAAAGAACTATGGTAACATAACAATATCAGGTCTTTCGTCATACGGAGTAAAATATAGTAAGGCTCAGGGAACGACAGGTACGGACTTGCCTGAAAAAACAGAAGCTGAAAATAATCCTTCAGCAGTTTTAGGAGAAATAAACGGAAGTACAGGTACAATAAATGCAAGTAACGGAGCAAAACAGTACCGTGCAGCACAGGATATTAGTAAAAATGTAGGTGGAGTAGGAATTGTAACTTTACCAGATGGAACACTGGCTATTCAAAGGGATGGAGTTTTACTGAGAGATGACCAGGTTGAAGAAATAAATTATCCTGTAAATAACAATATTGGATTATCTAATTTTGGAGTTTATGTAGATACACTTGGAAGAACTAAACCTATAAACCTTTCCGGAGCAACATCACTTGCAGTGGAAAGTGACCTTATAATAGGTACAGAATTTTCAGAAAGAACAAATTCAAAGAATGTAATCATAGGAGATAAAATATTAAAACCATTCCTTGATCAGGTTAAGACAGGAATATTTACTTTCACTCCTTATTCAGGTTCATTGACATGGCTGGCAACACCTCAGGTGAATCCTGCAACAGGAGAGATTGAAAAAGTTCTGATGACTAAAATACCTTATACTGCTTTTGTTCCAAGAAAAGATAATCTGTATAACTTTACGGATGGTCTTGAACAGAGATACGATATGAATACTCTTGATTCAAATGAAAAAAGATTAATGGATAAAATAAACAGTATAGGAAATAACGAAAAAATACTTCTTGCACAGGCTTTTGATGAAATGTCAGGACATCAGTATGCAAATACACATCAAAGACTGTATAATACAGGAAAAATGCTTGACAAAGAGTTTACTTACCTGCAGAATGAATGGGAGAATAAATCTAAAAATTCCAATAAAATAAAGGTATTTGGAATGAAGGAGAAATTTGAAACGAAGAGTGCAGGAGTAAAGGACTATACAAGTAATTCATATGGAGTGGCTTATGTTCATGAAGATGAGACAATTAAGCTTGGAAACAGCACAGGATGGTATGCAGGAGCAGTAAACAACAAATTTAAGTTTAAAGATATAGGACAATCAAAAGAAGATACAGTAATGCTTAAATTAGGTGCATTCAAGTCAACTGCATTTGATCATAATGGAAGTCTGAAATGGACTGTTTCAGGAGAAGGTTTCATTTCTGAAAGTAGAATGAACAGAAGATTCCTTGTTGTTGATGAAATTTTCAATGCAAAATCAGAATACTATGCTTACGGAGCGGCAGTTAAAAATGAAATTAGCAAAGAATTTAGAACAAGCGAAAGAACAAGCATAAGACCATACGGAAGCTTAAAACTTGAATATGGAAAAGTAGGAAATATAAAGGAAAAAACAGGTGAAGTTAGACTGGAAGTTAAGGAAAATGACTATTATTCAGTAGTACCTGAAGTAGGAGTTGAGTTTAAGTATAGACAACCATTTGCAGTTAAGAGCATATTTACAGCATCTTTAGATTTAGGTTATGAGAATGAGCTTGGAAATGTTCTTGACAGTGGAAATAAAGTAAGAGTAGGATATACAACTGCTGACTGGTTTAATATAAGAGGAGAAAAGAAAAACCATAAAGGAAACTTTAAGGCAAATCTGAACTTCGGACTTGAAAATTCAAGAATGGGACTGACACTTAATACAGGATATGACAGTACAGGTAAGAATATTAAAGGTGGAGTTGGCTTCAGAGTGATTTACTAA